One window of Aliarcobacter lanthieri genomic DNA carries:
- a CDS encoding threonine/serine ThrE exporter family protein, with protein sequence MENLSHEDQSIITRGIIKAAVLMSEYGAESILIEQTAQRLGKALGANSVEISLIPSAIVLTTLYHGRSVTTTRRVHHKPINMSIVCEIQKIVLQMERNDHDIHYLYTILKNIEPNYYNRWLVIFMVGLACSSFAYLQGGDIMALTITFIASSIAMFTRQELAKRRFVMIISFGITAFVATIIAGLSKVYGFSETPNIAMAASVLLLAPGFAFVNSILDSFKGYMMMGWGRWMDGMILTLSTCIGIILAFTILGFKG encoded by the coding sequence ATGGAAAATTTATCTCACGAAGATCAATCAATCATAACAAGAGGTATTATAAAAGCAGCTGTTTTAATGAGTGAATATGGAGCAGAAAGTATTTTAATAGAACAAACAGCCCAAAGACTTGGTAAAGCATTAGGTGCAAATTCTGTTGAAATTTCACTTATTCCATCAGCAATTGTTTTAACAACTTTATATCATGGAAGATCAGTAACTACAACTAGAAGAGTACACCATAAACCTATCAATATGAGTATTGTTTGTGAAATTCAAAAAATAGTTTTACAAATGGAAAGAAATGACCATGATATACACTATTTGTATACTATTTTAAAAAATATTGAACCAAACTATTATAATAGATGGTTAGTTATTTTTATGGTAGGACTTGCTTGCTCTAGCTTTGCATATTTACAAGGTGGAGATATCATGGCTCTTACAATTACTTTTATAGCTTCTAGTATTGCAATGTTTACAAGACAAGAGCTAGCAAAAAGAAGATTTGTGATGATTATAAGTTTTGGAATAACTGCTTTTGTTGCTACAATAATTGCTGGCCTTTCAAAAGTATATGGTTTTAGTGAAACTCCAAATATAGCGATGGCAGCCAGTGTTTTACTTCTAGCTCCTGGATTTGCTTTTGTAAACTCTATATTGGATTCATTTAAAGGATATATGATGATGGGATGGGGTAGATGGATGGATGGAATGATTCTTACTTTATCCACTTGTATAGGTATTATTTTAGCATTTACAATTTTAGGATTCAAAGGATAA